In Cicer arietinum cultivar CDC Frontier isolate Library 1 chromosome 7, Cicar.CDCFrontier_v2.0, whole genome shotgun sequence, the genomic window ATCGATTCTGGATTCTCAATATAGCCTTTGAATGCTTTTAACCATTCAGCACCAATTGCCCCTGAACAGAATAATTATGCGTATTGTTAGCATGTTATGTTTCACCGAGTGAATAATCATTTTGGTCATTGAAAGTGTAGGAATAGGACAATATAGTTCTCAAATTTACAAAATGTGAAGAACATCAGTCAATTTCATCCCTCTACCAAAATATATCTTTAGAAACTATCTAACAAAATTAATGAAAGGCCTAGAAAAATATTGCCTTAATCTCTCTCTTGCATGCATAagacaaatataaaaacttCAAAATGTGGTGttaaatttggaaaaaaatgaCTATTCCAAGTTTCATGATTACAAGTCgcaaaaaatgtatttaactCCCCTAAAGAGTGAAGTAAGTAATCTCAGTCATTAATCAATAAATCATCGACTGATATTCCAACACATTCACTGACGATTGGCATTATTTTACCTTTTAAAGTGAATAATTAACTTTAAACggtaaaaaaatccaaaaagagGAGGATAAGGAACAAAATAAGATTAAGGATGATTACCATCTATTACACGGTGATCACAGCTGAGGGTCACGGCCATGAAGGAAGCAAACTTGAATTCTTCAGCACCTGAACCTGGAACGACCCGCCTCTCAGCTGCTCATGTAGAAGAAATGAAGCATGGTGATCATTATGACAAACAAGAACAACAAATGCagttaataaaagaaataaagggggaaaaaatattaaattcaattacCAGATCCAACGGCAAGAATGCCTGATTGAGGAGGATTGACAATGGCACAGAACTGTTTGACACCAAATGGCCCTCCCAAGTTGGACACTGTAAATGTACCTCCCTGCAATATATATCAACCCAACAATTAATAAACTAGTACAAGACATTGTTGTTGGCAGATGAATAGGAATGGACAGTTAGCTTCAATAACCTCATAATCTTGGGGTTTCAAGCTGTTTTCTTTGGCTTTCTTTGCCAATTGTTTGACCTCTTCCCCTATTGTAGATAGGCCTTTTTTGTCTGCATCCTGCAAATGTCATGAATATAAGGTGAATTAGAACAAGTAAAGGCTGTGAATGTCTTTGAAGTGTAAGAAAGAGATCCTCACTCACCCTGACAACGGGAACAAAGAGTCCATGATCCGTCTGCACGGCAACATTGATATTCACATTATGATACCTgcagaaaaacaaaataacaaatgtTACATTTAAGGTCATTCACAAATTTGACGGCAATCCTtgcaatttaaaaattgttaactTACTGGCGAATATAATCATTTGTCCATGAGCTGTTACACTGAGGAACTTTACGGAGAGCCAATGCAGCAGCCTGAAATAAAAAAGACAAGCATCGAACTTAGTTATATGTACGGGATAATCTCTCCTGCACAAGACAGATGGTTTAAGCTAAAGAAGTCTCTTTATGCAACTTATGAGACATTTTTTGAGACAAATTGCAACTCAGATAATTGTAAAGCCCCTCTTAAAAGTTGAGGGATAATGTAACAGTATTGTGCTAAAATAAATTTCACACTACATTGCAGGGTGCGATTTTCACAACCAATTAATAACCACTTGAGTTTAAAACCTAGCTTTTCTATTGACAATGTGTACGAAAACTAATGCACTGCCCTTTGAACTGTTTTAGCTCGAAATTCAGAGTTCTATAATTTCATAAgaagtaagaaaaaaaatgaacataGTTACAATTTATAAAGGAGCCAAATCTACCCGAGCAAACACTTGGACGTTTTGCTATAAGCTAATCACAAACAAGTGAAAAGTCACACAATGTATGTTCATCAAAGGTGAAGTCCTTCTCTACTTAATTAAACACCTAAGTACCAACCAAAACACAGGGTAAAAGGAAGACAATCTGCAACCTACAAACACAGATATTTTGGTCAGAGAAAAATTTGATACCTTGATTACAAGGTCGTTTACTGATATGCGAGCCCCACCAGAGGCTTCCTGCAGTGAATTGAGTTGGGTACGCAAACTGCAGATAAGGAATTCTAATTATAAGAAATTATTTGTATCATGGGTAAATATATTGGTAACGGGGAAGCTCACCTCATGAGTTTGTCAACACATGTATCTACTGTTAAATAGTAATGAGGAATAGTTTGTTTTGATAGCAATAAACGTGAAGCTGTGACCTGTCAAATATAGAGTTAGTCTCAAGGAAAAGGCATAAGTTATGCATGGAAGATATAAGATATGTTAATTAAGATCgtgatattaaataaatatacagaaaaaaaaaaatgttccaTTGATATTGACCAAGACTATCAAGAAgcatacacaattttttttcacaaattGAGAACATATGTGGCATGGTCCTAAACAAAAGGTCTTTGGTTGATGTGGGAAACAAAGTATCATCAAAGATAAATTTCAAAGACTTGTTCCATAAACTACCTTCCTTATCTGAGAGACAGGAATGTCGGTATAATCCAGTGATGCACCTGTTGCAGCCTTGGCTTTTGAGGGTGCTGAAGCTTCTTTAGCACCAGAAGCTGCATCAGATTAGATGGTAAAAAAGGGTTATAATATGATGAATACAATCAACAAAAGGATGAAAGTGATTACAAGCACAAAGCTGAAATAGTGGCCTAAGTGATAGGATTAGACTGAATCCCGATTCAACATTAACTACAGCATTACAGCCAAAACAACAGCTTTCAAAGTTTTGTACGGTCAATATCCTCCCTCCTTTGCTTTAGAAAGAGGTTACTTTTCCCTTTGAGGTTGAGGAAGTAGATCGGTTAACTCAACAAACTGACGAGTTGTAGGTTGAACTGAAAGACAATTAGTTCAAGGCACAACACCAGTTCAAGGCAACATGTGAATAAGCATGGGAGAGCAACGGAGTTCCAAGTGGGGAAGCACGTGTTTCTACTATATCATGTACATAATACAGACAGACATGACATTTAGAAAATTAGAATTATACCCAAGTAATCGTCAATGTCACCCTTGACAATGAGCCCATCCGCTCCTGTTCCTTTAATGCTGGAGAGAGGCACCTACATACATGTGGTAAACAGGTTAGTAACTGACATTTTCTCTTCAGCCAAGTAATTTAGTTCTTTAACAGAAATATCTTCAACCATCAAATTTCAGAATTAGTAACTGACATTTTTCTCTTCAGCCAACTTTCTAGCAAGGGGACTAGCAAATATGCGATCTCCAGATGAAGGTGGTGCACTGGGTTTAGAAACCTTTGTTTCAGGTTCTCGAGCAGGCTCTTCTGCCACCTCTTTCTTTGGGGGAGGTGGGGCAGAGGCTTCTTTGGCAGGGGGGTCACTAGATTCAGATGCTGAAGCTTGGTAATCTTTAAATTTTGCAATGTCCTCCTCATCTTCAACAGTTATGGCAATTACCTGTGAAAAAATTTATTCCCGTTACCAACAAGGATACTTTTCAAAAGAGAAATAGAGTTTGgagtgaaaagaaaaaaataattctgGTGAATTCAAACTGTGGAACAACCACATAAACAGCCCTTTCCAAAGAAGAGAAAAAGATAAGTGGGGAGAGCTAGACAATATCAATACCTCACCaactttaatttctttttccCCATCCTTACGTACTATTTTGGCCAGATAACCTTCTTCCATGCATTCCATTTCAACTGTAGCTTTATCCTTCATTTGAAATACAATTTATACACCATTTCAGACAAAAATCTAAATAGTAATATATTATATGTGAAATTTATCTCTGGTACAAGAACCATACAGTTTCAACTTCACAGAGCACTTCACCAGGAGAAACCTTATCACCTTCTTTCTTCAACCATCTTGCAATGTTACCCTGCATATCATTGGGAATGAGTTAGTATAAACCATTATCTGCTATATGGCAATCTCATAGGTTTCAGAAAAGTAGAAACCTCTGTCATTGTAGGTGAGAGAGAAGGCATTCCAATTTCCTGGTGTGGGGGGAGATCTGAAAGATATTCGCCATTTTTGGTAAATAAATCATTAAGTACACAATCATTGATACTGATGTTCCCAAAATTTATGGTTTATTTTATACAGAAAacagagagaaagaaaaagtaGGGATTAAGGAAAAATATAAGACCCTCCTTACTTTTGGAAAATATCATTCCTTTCCCccaaacaattatatttttaggcAACAACCAACCAAGTACATAACCTAACCTCTCCCTATAAGGGGCAGACATTAGTTCCCATCATGATAAATGATGCGGCAGTATAAGATTCAGCATGGAATGAAAGGTCGCATTACTGTTCACAACTTAAAAGAAAGCTTTACATAGATGTGTTCCAGAGGTGTAAGACCATTCTTGTATCTCcaattctccaccaaaaagcatTAGGTTTTAGGAGAGTTGGACTTTGCCATGGTATTAAAACACCTGTGACCACGTTTTAAGAGCTTGAATCTTCTACTATATGCTTTGTAAATAAGTTAAATGAAGCACAAGGTATGTGCATTATCCATGCTTCAAGCTCAGAGTTCTAATGTGCGGGAGCATGTTAAAGATATAAATTACCTCTACCTAACAACTTAAGCTTTTAGGAAAATAATCCTCCACAAGCCATGGCACATACTAAGTGATGCCTAACATATTGTCTAAAGATCCCGCTAAAAAAGCCTCATAGCTCACATCTTTCAGAACTGCAGTGTTCTTTAGACATAAATATGAATTGAAAGCACCATTTGGGTGAGAAGCCTCACCAACATTGCAGATCTTGGATCTATGGACAGTTCACTCAAAAGCAAAACATTCAACTAAATATAAAACCAAAGAGGAACAAAACAACTCCTGAATATTTTTACTAGAGTAATTTAGATAGGATCATGATGTGAAATGACATAGAGGAAAAAATATCAACAACGCCAAAGAACCGTGAACTGTACCTGAAGCCGATGCATAGCTTCTCCTTGACAAAACCTGTGAATTTCTTTTGGAGGGCTCAGTGAAATGAAAACGAATAAGTTACTGGTAATCCCATATTAAAGCAAGACAAGTACaggaaaacaaaataaaaaattgacatgAAAACAACTTACTGTGAAACCTCTCCATTAAACAAGGACCCCCTCATGTAACCCCTTTTCATGGTGGACATGTTTCTCTTCTGTAGaccaaataaaagtttatatgAAAGAGAGAATACAGGTCAGCCGAGAACGTTAGCTCACAGGGAGGGTGTAAAAAACCAAATAATATAATGTGAAATACTGCACAAAGAAAACAAGTTACGATAACTTGATTGGCACTGTCATGTAAATGAGCTCTACTCACAGTAAAGTTGGGGGCTGATTCAGAGACACGGTTTCTCGCTGAAGATTCATAGTCTTGTAATCGGGTTTTCAGCACATCTAAACAATAACAAACTCCAATTACAAAtacatacataaaataaaatataaagaacaTAAGATAGCAATAGCATCATCGTATCATAAGGTTCCTACGCAATCTCGCCTAAAGGTGATTTTCTCCCACATCACCTGTAATGCTATATACTCTTGCTCACACACAGATAGATAGATTCTAAGTTTAATGAACATACACTGAcaatgtaaaatagttttaaattgtcAACCTATAAGAAACCACTGTGTTGCCATGCCATCCAACCAATTTCAAAATATCTGTGATTTCGTGGAATACAAGACAGTGCATCTTCTATTTTCTCAGAGTAGAGTTTATAAAAGTTAAAACGCAATTTGTTAATCTGATTACTGCTAATGTATCTTAGGCAAtagcaaattaaaaaaattaaaaatttcccCTTTACACAGTTTAATACACATGCATGAATTTTCATCCTAACTATGACTtgcaaaattttcattttataagaaaaaataaataaaagtaccTCGATTTGTGTTGATAGAAGAAGCTTGAACATCTCTGGAAAACCAACGAACCAAAAGGGCACGCTCGTTGTGTAACAAACTCGAAGCATTTCGTAACTGCAAAAGTATAatagataagttcaaataaaaaaaactatgagAAAACACGAAGAAAAAAAGATGCATATTATGGTGAAGAGAAGGATTGAGGAACCTTTTTGGAGTGATTAAGTAAATGAGATGCCATAATGAATTTTGGGAATCGGCGATGAGAATTGAGAAAGAAAGAGAGTTAGGGTTTGGTGGTGGTAGATCCGATCAAGTACAAGATCGAAATGGCATGGCAGCAGCTACCGCAGCAAATCCACCCAGATAATTAATTATTCGttctttccttttttaattaatttaataaatataactattttattcttttttagttTATAGTGTATAGTAACTCTTTATtcagaaaaaaattcaaaaaaattcttaaattatcaaaaaatttgattaaatatataattttttatcataatcTTAAATACGATTTACTatcacaataataaattattataatattataaactaaataaatGAATACTTTAATGATATGAagactaatttaatttttttaaatcactaaaataattgattacttaaataataataataataataataataaatgacaATCACAGTGTTTTTAGGCTTTTGGGTCGGTTTTGTCCGTACGAGTTTATATTGGTTTGTTGAATTTTCTATAGCGGTGGCGGCTAtggaaattttatttgtttttttggaatttttttacttaattcataactattattctttttttttattttgccaTTGAACTTGTAGAGATATAATTGAACTTTATATAATGTGATGAGCATTAATGACCACGTTGGTATATAATGGTTTAACTCATCTAATT contains:
- the LOC101492264 gene encoding dihydrolipoyllysine-residue acetyltransferase component 2 of pyruvate dehydrogenase complex, mitochondrial-like, which translates into the protein MASHLLNHSKKLRNASSLLHNERALLVRWFSRDVQASSINTNRDVLKTRLQDYESSARNRVSESAPNFTKRNMSTMKRGYMRGSLFNGEVSQNSQVLSRRSYASASDLPPHQEIGMPSLSPTMTEGNIARWLKKEGDKVSPGEVLCEVETDKATVEMECMEEGYLAKIVRKDGEKEIKVGEVIAITVEDEEDIAKFKDYQASASESSDPPAKEASAPPPPKKEVAEEPAREPETKVSKPSAPPSSGDRIFASPLARKLAEEKNVPLSSIKGTGADGLIVKGDIDDYLASGAKEASAPSKAKAATGASLDYTDIPVSQIRKVTASRLLLSKQTIPHYYLTVDTCVDKLMSLRTQLNSLQEASGGARISVNDLVIKAAALALRKVPQCNSSWTNDYIRQYHNVNINVAVQTDHGLFVPVVRDADKKGLSTIGEEVKQLAKKAKENSLKPQDYEGGTFTVSNLGGPFGVKQFCAIVNPPQSGILAVGSAERRVVPGSGAEEFKFASFMAVTLSCDHRVIDGAIGAEWLKAFKGYIENPESMLL